The following are from one region of the Falco biarmicus isolate bFalBia1 chromosome 1, bFalBia1.pri, whole genome shotgun sequence genome:
- the MRPL40 gene encoding 39S ribosomal protein L40, mitochondrial, whose amino-acid sequence MLAAARRLCGALVAPGGVRLSSWLPQTAPSRGSHWQTSLLAFQASLPVRAQPKKKKKVDVKREQAQKDRMKKKIKKLEKAAPEMIPIEDFVTPLKYSDSNRVRSLPALSFEETERRVLLMKKWCLFKQKQGKAEKKAIQTLVEAQQEALKELRLESEELYQAAIRRDEGLFPFERDGPNYTPSLPGYDPPEGKCVDITKVYTQ is encoded by the exons ATGTtggcggcggcccggcggcTCTGCGGGGCCTTGGTAGCGCCCGGCGGCGTCCGGCTCAG ttcGTGGCTGCCCCAGACGGCTCCATCCCGAGGGAGTCACTGGCAGACTTCGCTGCTGGCGTTCCAGGCGTCTCTCCCCGTGAG AGCACAAccaaagaagaagaagaaagtggaTGTAAAGAGAGAGCAAGCACAGAAAGATCGTAtgaaaaagaagattaaaaagtTGGAAAAAGCTGCCCCAGAAATGATTCCAATTGAGGATTTTGTAACGCCACTTAAGTACTCGGATAGCAACAG GGTGCGAAGCCTTCCTGCTCTGTCGTTTGAGGAAACTGAAAGAAGAGTTTTGCTTATGAAGAAGTGGTGTTTGTTTAAGCAGAAACAAGGtaaggcagaaaagaaagcGATTCAGACCCTTGTAGAAGCTCAGCAAGAGGCACTAAAGGAACTGCGCCTTGAATCTGAAGAGCTGTATCAGGCAGCAATCAGACGAGATGAGGGGCTTTTCCCCTTTGAGAGAGATGGACCTAATTATACCCCATCGCTTCCTGGTTATGATCCTCCTGAAGGAAAATGTGTTGATATCACCAAAGTATATACGCAGTGA
- the C1H22orf39 gene encoding UPF0545 protein C22orf39 homolog, whose amino-acid sequence MAGGGSWRPPRPCEDYWWEWKHCRGLRHAFHHYYAHGELPACGRWRDDYEACRAWESGRAAAAQEALCNSERARVMEKQKHAPVWKLRKSPPPDWYLPLDKDKPN is encoded by the exons ATGGCGGGCGGCGGGAGCTGGCGG CCGCCGCGGCCGTGCGAGGACTACTGGTGGGAGTGGAAGCACTGCCGCGGGCTGCGCCACGCCTTCCACCACTACTACGCGCACGGGGAGCTGCCGGCCTGCGGCCGCTGGCGGGACGACTACGAGGCCTGCCGCGCCTGGGAGagcggccgcgccgccgccgcccag GAAGCTTTGTGCAACAGTGAAAGAGCTCGAGTtatggaaaaacagaaacacgCTCCAGTGTGGAAGCTCAGGAAGAGCCCACCACCTGACTGGTATCTTCCACTTGACAAAGACAAACCAAATTAG
- the UFD1 gene encoding ubiquitin recognition factor in ER-associated degradation protein 1 isoform X1 — protein MFSFNMFDHPIPRVFQNRFSTQYRCFSVSMLAGPNDSIDFRALVSPPKVTFRKRPLVLVIMPPSALDQLSRLNITYPMLFKLTNKNSDRMTHCGVLEFVADEGICYLPHWMMQNLLLEEGGLVQVESVNLQVATYSKFQPQSPDFLDITNPKAVLENALRNFACLTTGDVIAINYNEKIYELRVMETKPDKAVSIIECDMNVDFDAPLGYKEPERSAQHEETADVEADHSGYVSDIGFRAFSGSGNRLDGKKKGVEPSPSPIKPGDIRRGIPNYDFKIGRITFIRNSRPLVKKVEEDESGSRFIAFSGEGQSLRKKGRKP, from the exons aTG TTCTCCTTCAACATGTTCGACCACCCCATCCCGCGGGTCTTCCAGAACCGCTTCTCAACCCAGTACCGCTGCTTCTCCGTGTCCATGCTTGCCGGGCCGAATGACAG CATCGATTTCAGAGCACTTGTAAGCCCCCCAAAAGTTACCTTCAGGAAACGTCCTCTAGTGCTAG TAATTATGCCACCATCGGCTTTGGATCAACTCA gccgACTTAATATTACTTACCCGATGCTGTTTAAGCTGACCAATAAAAATTCAGACCGAATGACACACTGTGGAGTGCTTGAATTTGTGGCCGATGAGGGCATATGTTACCTTCCACACTGG ATGATGCAGAACTTGCTGCTGGAAGAGGGGGGCCTGGTGCAAGTGGAAAGCGTTAATCTTCAAGTTGCTACTTACTCAAAATTTCAGCCACAGAGTCCAGATTTTCTTGACATCACCAATCCCAAAGCTGT ATTAGAAAATGCCCTGAGAAACTTCGCTTGTCTGACTACTGGGGATGTTATTGCCATCAACTACAATGAAAAG ATCTATGAGCTTCGGGTAATGGAGACCAAACCAGATAAGGCTGTGTCTATCATCGAATGCGATATGAAT GTGGATTTTGATGCTCCTTTGGGATACAAGGAACCAGAAAGAAGTGCACAACATGAAGAGACCGCG GATGTTGAAGCAGACCATAGTGGATATGTGAGTGACATAGGATTTCGT GCATTCTCTGGTTCTGGGAACAGATTGGATGGCAAGAAGAAAGGTGTTGAGCCTAGTCCATCGCCAATTAAACCAGGAGACATTCGAAG AGGAATACCCAACTATGACTTCAAGATTGGTAGAATCACATTCATTAGAAACTCACGTCCGCTAGTTAAGAAGGTTGAAGAG gatgaATCTGGAAGCCGGTTTATTGCCTTTTCAGGAGAAGGCCAGTCCCTGcgcaaaaagggaagaaaaccctAA
- the UFD1 gene encoding ubiquitin recognition factor in ER-associated degradation protein 1 isoform X2, producing the protein MFSFNMFDHPIPRVFQNRFSTQYRCFSVSMLAGPNDRSDVEKGGKIIMPPSALDQLSRLNITYPMLFKLTNKNSDRMTHCGVLEFVADEGICYLPHWMMQNLLLEEGGLVQVESVNLQVATYSKFQPQSPDFLDITNPKAVLENALRNFACLTTGDVIAINYNEKIYELRVMETKPDKAVSIIECDMNVDFDAPLGYKEPERSAQHEETADVEADHSGYVSDIGFRAFSGSGNRLDGKKKGVEPSPSPIKPGDIRRGIPNYDFKIGRITFIRNSRPLVKKVEEDESGSRFIAFSGEGQSLRKKGRKP; encoded by the exons aTG TTCTCCTTCAACATGTTCGACCACCCCATCCCGCGGGTCTTCCAGAACCGCTTCTCAACCCAGTACCGCTGCTTCTCCGTGTCCATGCTTGCCGGGCCGAATGACAGGTCAGATGTGGAGAAAGGCGGGAAGA TAATTATGCCACCATCGGCTTTGGATCAACTCA gccgACTTAATATTACTTACCCGATGCTGTTTAAGCTGACCAATAAAAATTCAGACCGAATGACACACTGTGGAGTGCTTGAATTTGTGGCCGATGAGGGCATATGTTACCTTCCACACTGG ATGATGCAGAACTTGCTGCTGGAAGAGGGGGGCCTGGTGCAAGTGGAAAGCGTTAATCTTCAAGTTGCTACTTACTCAAAATTTCAGCCACAGAGTCCAGATTTTCTTGACATCACCAATCCCAAAGCTGT ATTAGAAAATGCCCTGAGAAACTTCGCTTGTCTGACTACTGGGGATGTTATTGCCATCAACTACAATGAAAAG ATCTATGAGCTTCGGGTAATGGAGACCAAACCAGATAAGGCTGTGTCTATCATCGAATGCGATATGAAT GTGGATTTTGATGCTCCTTTGGGATACAAGGAACCAGAAAGAAGTGCACAACATGAAGAGACCGCG GATGTTGAAGCAGACCATAGTGGATATGTGAGTGACATAGGATTTCGT GCATTCTCTGGTTCTGGGAACAGATTGGATGGCAAGAAGAAAGGTGTTGAGCCTAGTCCATCGCCAATTAAACCAGGAGACATTCGAAG AGGAATACCCAACTATGACTTCAAGATTGGTAGAATCACATTCATTAGAAACTCACGTCCGCTAGTTAAGAAGGTTGAAGAG gatgaATCTGGAAGCCGGTTTATTGCCTTTTCAGGAGAAGGCCAGTCCCTGcgcaaaaagggaagaaaaccctAA